The region GGGGCATCGTGGATCTTTGGAccgtatatatatatgtatgtgCCGAGAAATGCAGGTTTTGGGAAAAATGAGGATTGTTGTTGAAAGTATCGTGAAGTGAGGCAAGACGTTGGGTGTGAAACCCAAACGGGGGCTGCTCCTTCGACGTCACTGTTTCCTGATTGGGGCCACATAAGGGAGGTGCGGGGAGCAGAATCTTGGCAACTTCTGCCCCTCAAGATTGATGTTGATACGCTTTGCTTGACAATACACTACCACACACTTCATGACTGCGATCATGCGTTCAACCAAATGCCATGTTGCTATTACACATACACACCACAGTAGACCGACAACTTGCCACAAATAACAAAAGAAAGCTGCCACCCCGAAACGTCCCACAATTCCCAGCTTCACATAACTTGTGCTTAACCCGGTGCAACTCTGACTCCCATATAAACTGTGAACCATGTGATCCCCATTATGAACAAGAAAGCTAGGAACTCGAGTATTTCTCCCCGCTATCATCAAATCTAATCGCTCATGTCGAAATCATCGCTTTCgtcatccccaccaccgccacctaTCGagtcatcctcatcgctgTCAATCACAatcggcttcttcttcacgGCTGCGGCACGACCAGGCCTGGCCTTGGGCCTGGCTGCGGGAGGACTATCTGGAGCATCTTCCATAGCCTCATCGCCCTCATCGTCGCTCAAGCCTTTTTgagccttggccttcttaGCAGCATACGCCTTCGCAGCTGGTGAGAGATGTGGTGCCTTGGGCTTAGCAGCGGCTGTTTTGGCGGTCTTGGTAACAgcggccttggccttgggaGCAGTTGCCTCATCCTTGTCCTTAGTGCTCTTGCTGCCGGCAGGACGTCCACGCTTCTTGGCCGGTGCTGGAACGACACTGAGAGGGGCCTTTGCCTTGGATGCTGCCTTGGGAGCAGGTTTGGCAGCGGGAACGTCGTCGTCTGATAGGAAATCGTCCAAGTTatcctccttggtcttcaGGGGGGATGACCTGGCGAGCGCCTCGTAATTGGTGTCGTCGTGGTCGTCCAAGTCGAGACTGGGCTTAGATGGCTTGGACTTCATCTTGGGGAGAACTGAAGTATCCCCACCTCCAGAATGGGACATGGCAAACAGACTAAGCCTGCCACCGCTGCTGCTCGAAGCTGGAGCTCCTATGCCCTTGACCATAGCACCGACATCACCGAGCTTCAAGCTGTCGTCACTATCCGAATCATCGCTGAGCTTATACATCGGTTTGGCCTTGGCTGCGGCTGCACGCTTGGCTGGTGGTTTCGCCTCAAAGTCATCTTCAgagtcatcatcactgaGCTTGTAGGATGGCTTTGCTTTGGCCGCGGCCGCGCGCTTGACGGgcggcttctcctccacttCCTCGTCCGATTCGTTGTCGCTGAGCTTGTATGACGGCTTCGCCttagctgctgctgctgccacgcGCTTGACGGGCGGCTTCTCGGCCACGGCCTCCTCGGATTCTGAAGCCATATCCACATCTTCATCTACTGAAGGTTTACCCAAATCCATAAAGTCCTCGTCCGAGTCATCAGATACCACATACTTGGACTTCGCAGCAGCCGCGCGCTTGGTACGACCGTTGGTTGCTGTGGGAGCCTCCGACTCTTCCTTCACTTTAGTGTTGATGGGCATTGCCTTCTTACCCAAGAGGGCAAAATCGTCATCAGATATCCCACCGCCCGCTTCAACATCTGGCAAGGTTTTGTCAGCGACAGGCTTCGGCTTGGACTTTGCCTGGAACGCCTCGGCAAACCGCTGCTGGGTTTTCTCCGTCTTGATAGGCACAGGAGCAGCCTTGACGGCCTTGGCCCTAGATTTCTTCTCTGGCTCATAGGCGTCATCATCCTTCCGACGGCGgcctcctcccttccctaCACCGAGCTTGTCCGACTTGCGGCGGCCCATTCTGCGAATGCCGGTGGCGATCTCATCGTCCAGCTTCAGCTGCGTTTCCCACTCCTCTTGGAAAGCATCCAAATCCTTGATCCAAAGGTCCTTCTCACTCAGAGCCTGCAGTTCATCATGctccgccttcttggccgcaATCTGGTTTTTAAGTCTCTCAAGACGCTCGCTGGTGAAAGACCAGACAGGCATCGAAAGCAGGTAGTCGTAGTCGCGAGCGCCTCCAGCGGTGTCGTCATCTTCGGCCTCTTCAGTAGCCATTTCCTCGTCAGGCGACTTGGCCTTCTTATCCTCCTTGGGAGGGAATGCCTCATAGTCGCGGTCACGAAGCTCCTGCACCAAgacagccttcttctttcggTTGACCACCATCTTGTTGTCGATGATTTCCGTGATGAAACGGTACTGGTTCTTGAGCTTCCGGTAATCGGCGTGGTACACCTTGAGCCAATGCTTCTTGCGCTCTGTGTACATCTTCAGGCGGTAGTGGTAGTATTCCTCCatgatctcctccaccttgtcGTATTTTCTGATCTTGCCCTGAGTGTCAAAGGCCACCAAGTTTGTTGTGGAGACGGTAGTGGTAAGCTTGAACTTCTCCAACAGACCTTCCCTGAGGGCTGCCTCTCGGTGCTTCTCGTCCATGTCAATGATGAAATGGACCGTCTTGTGGTCGTTGAACTCCTTGTAATCCTTGATGAAGGTCGGTGTCTTGTCGTTCTGGATGATGTCCTCAAGCTTAGCCTTGAAGTCATCAGTCCACATGCGGATTGGCAATTCAGTAACGTGGATCTCGTTGGGGTTCTGCTCATCTTGCCTGATAATACCGTTGAAACGCCACTTGTTGGGCGCTTCCTGCTCCGGAGTTCCTTTCCAACCACGCCACCATGGTGCCATGGGGACGAAGGGCTTCTCCTCGGTATCGTCAGGGTCAAACCTTCCCATCCGGCGCCTCAGATTCTCCACTATGTGCATGGGGTGGTAGTTGGGAATCGAAGTACTCCAGCCGGTACCAATACCGTCGGCACCATTGACCAAGACCATTGGTAGGATCGGAGCATACACCTTGGGCTCGATCATGTTGCCGTCGTCGAACTGGTACTCGAGATTGGGCTCGTCAAGCTTGGAGAAGACCTTGCGCGCAAACGGGGACAGTCTCGTGTGAATGTAACGAGCGCTGGCAGAATCTTTTCCACCAGAGAGTCGGGAACCGAAGTTGCCGCTAGGTTCTAGGCAGTTGACGTTGTTCGAGCCGACAAAGGTCTGAGCTAGACCAATGATTGTCTGCTGCAGAGATTGTTCACCGTGATGGTAGGCGGCTTGCTCGGAAATATAACCGGCAAGTTCCACAACCTTCTGGTCGTTGACAAGATTGCGCTTGAAGGCAGAGTAAATGACCTTGCGCTGACCAGGCTTGAAGCCGTCGATCATGGATGGGATCGATCGGATGTTGTCAGCCATACTGAACAGAATGAATTCGTTCTGGAGGAACTGGGAGTAACTAATTCTCTGAGCCGTAGAGTCGAGGAAGGTTCCCGGAACAAAGTTGCCCAACCATTCTTTGCGAGCATCggccttctttttgctgAAGATCATGTCAAGCATCTGAGACTCCTCTGGCTTGAGTGTCTCGAATTCTTTGAGATGGCGATCCAGATCAGTGAAGTAGACTTGGGCGTCTTCGTTCGAAGAACTACCCAACCCCTTCAAGTACTTGTACTTCCACTTCCGGAGTTCATTCTTGTTGTTCTCTTTCCACGTCTCATACTCGACGAGGTTGAAGAACGACTTGGGACGCAGAGGTTTCTTTGGGTTTGTGCCTTGCCACACCTTGACGACAGGGGTGATGAACTGCTGGAAGAAGTTGGGGATGCGCAGCAGCGAAGGAAACTGAACCTCAAGGAAGTTGATGAGCAAGCCCTTGATATGACTGCCGTCCAAATCCTGATCGGCCATGATCATCAAATGGCCGTATCGGAGACCCCTGGTATCGGTGTACACTTGCTTGTGCTTCAGACCCAGGAACTTTTTGATGTTTTCGATTTCCTTATTCTTCATGATCTGCTCGGTCGATGCGTCACGCACGTTCAGCATCTTTCCACGAAGAGGGAACACGCCGATGCGATCCGGATCCAGGACAGCGCGACCAGCAACGGCCAATGCTCTGGCAGAGTCACCTTCCGTCAAGATGAGGGTACACTCGTGGCCACGCTTGGTGCCCGCCAAGTTGGCGTCGACAAGCTTCTCATTGCTCACACGAGCACGCTTGTTGCCGTCCGATTTTGCCAGCATCTTATCCGCTTTCCTTTCAGCAAACTCCATGATGTTGGCGATGACTTCAGACTTCTGGACCTTCTTGAGAAAGGCATCACTCAGGATACACTTGCTACCAAAGGCACTAACTTTGGTCGTCAGTTGCTCCTTGGTCTGAGAGGTGAAGGCAGGGTTGTCGACCAAACagttgatgaagatgaagatgtaGTTGCGGAAGTTGGCCGGCTTGAGACCAtggcccttcttcttcttg is a window of Podospora pseudopauciseta strain CBS 411.78 chromosome 1, whole genome shotgun sequence DNA encoding:
- the TOP2 gene encoding DNA topoisomerase 2 (EggNog:ENOG503NWYX; COG:B; BUSCO:EOG0926073O), with protein sequence MDSDVESVFDTAQSESDGYSPEVKTKAKAAPKKAPAAKAAKMVQTKLTVGKAKAAPKKRTKPDSDDSDDDRPLSSTPPMAKKQKKAPAKKSSGKPLAEIENDSMLIDDEPALAAASKSSKSATETYQKLTQLEHIIKRPDTYIGSVERTDQKMWVFNKTEKLMENRVVSFVPGLYKIFDEILVNAADNSQRDASMTFLKVTVDRETGEISVENNGKGIPVEMHQKEGCYIPELIFGHLLTGSNYDDDEKKTVGGRNGYGAKLTNIFSLKFTLECQDSVNGKRYKQTWTDNMSKMEKPKITANKTNDFVRVTFLPDYKRFGMENGIDDDLEALMYRRVYDMAGTMASVKVWLNGEQLKIAKFKGYCQLYAKSIAAERGDVVPEGEKPTAANVEYEEVRDKGRTWQVGFTVSDGSFQQVSFVNNIATTSGGTHVNYIADQITEALLKELNKKKKGHGLKPANFRNYIFIFINCLVDNPAFTSQTKEQLTTKVSAFGSKCILSDAFLKKVQKSEVIANIMEFAERKADKMLAKSDGNKRARVSNEKLVDANLAGTKRGHECTLILTEGDSARALAVAGRAVLDPDRIGVFPLRGKMLNVRDASTEQIMKNKEIENIKKFLGLKHKQVYTDTRGLRYGHLMIMADQDLDGSHIKGLLINFLEVQFPSLLRIPNFFQQFITPVVKVWQGTNPKKPLRPKSFFNLVEYETWKENNKNELRKWKYKYLKGLGSSSNEDAQVYFTDLDRHLKEFETLKPEESQMLDMIFSKKKADARKEWLGNFVPGTFLDSTAQRISYSQFLQNEFILFSMADNIRSIPSMIDGFKPGQRKVIYSAFKRNLVNDQKVVELAGYISEQAAYHHGEQSLQQTIIGLAQTFVGSNNVNCLEPSGNFGSRLSGGKDSASARYIHTRLSPFARKVFSKLDEPNLEYQFDDGNMIEPKVYAPILPMVLVNGADGIGTGWSTSIPNYHPMHIVENLRRRMGRFDPDDTEEKPFVPMAPWWRGWKGTPEQEAPNKWRFNGIIRQDEQNPNEIHVTELPIRMWTDDFKAKLEDIIQNDKTPTFIKDYKEFNDHKTVHFIIDMDEKHREAALREGLLEKFKLTTTVSTTNLVAFDTQGKIRKYDKVEEIMEEYYHYRLKMYTERKKHWLKVYHADYRKLKNQYRFITEIIDNKMVVNRKKKAVLVQELRDRDYEAFPPKEDKKAKSPDEEMATEEAEDDDTAGGARDYDYLLSMPVWSFTSERLERLKNQIAAKKAEHDELQALSEKDLWIKDLDAFQEEWETQLKLDDEIATGIRRMGRRKSDKLGVGKGGGRRRKDDDAYEPEKKSRAKAVKAAPVPIKTEKTQQRFAEAFQAKSKPKPVADKTLPDVEAGGGISDDDFALLGKKAMPINTKVKEESEAPTATNGRTKRAAAAKSKYVVSDDSDEDFMDLGKPSVDEDVDMASESEEAVAEKPPVKRVAAAAAKAKPSYKLSDNESDEEVEEKPPVKRAAAAKAKPSYKLSDDDSEDDFEAKPPAKRAAAAKAKPMYKLSDDSDSDDSLKLGDVGAMVKGIGAPASSSSGGRLSLFAMSHSGGGDTSVLPKMKSKPSKPSLDLDDHDDTNYEALARSSPLKTKEDNLDDFLSDDDVPAAKPAPKAASKAKAPLSVVPAPAKKRGRPAGSKSTKDKDEATAPKAKAAVTKTAKTAAAKPKAPHLSPAAKAYAAKKAKAQKGLSDDEGDEAMEDAPDSPPAARPKARPGRAAAVKKKPIVIDSDEDDSIGGGGGDDESDDFDMSD